A window of Gloeothece verrucosa PCC 7822 genomic DNA:
AAAATTTTGTCGTAAATACTTAGGAAACATCCAGCCGTTATAAAAAGACAGAGGCATCATATTTCCAATAGCATATTCTTCTTCTTCAGGCACATGAATAGAATAAGCAACATTATCCATTGGTCGCTGATTGGGAAGAAGCGCCTCCAGCAAAGGAGCCATAAACTTTTTAGAGTTTAGACTTAAAAACATTTCAGGACTATAAGAATATATACTCGGAACAAAAGCAAAATTGCTATCCTGAATCATTAAATTATGCAAATAAGTCGTTCCACTTCTCCAATGTCCCAGAATAAAAACAGGAGGATAATCAATAGTAGTCGAAGCAATTTTATGATCAAAAATTACTCTTTCAAAAATTCTTACAGGAATGCCAGATAAACATAAGAAAAAAGCATATAAAAATTTAATAAAATATTGAGTATCAACGCCTCTATTGGCAATAATCACTCTGAAAAAATTTCTCAAAGAACCATAACCTAAAGGTTGTAGTAAATAATTTTGATATTGTGCAGAAGTCATAAGAAAAAATCCTTAATTAATTGAAAATTAAATTAAATTCTCTCGGTACAGCCATTCTTTGGTATAACTCATTCCTTCTTTTAAAGAAACTTTAGGAGCAAACCCTAGTTCCTTGCTAGCTTTTTCAATTGAATAAGGGTAAGGGCGTGTCATAAAATCCACCGCAGAAGGAAGAAAATCCGGTTTTTTACCGGCTATTATTTGTGCAAAATTACGAAAACTAATTATAATCTTAAGAAGATTACTAGGTAAAGAAAATAAATGATAATTGCCTTTTATCTCAGCTAAATAAGAAAAATATTCTTGCCAAGAAGTGCTTTTACCATCAGTGATATTAAAAATTTGCCCGCTACATTCTTTATCGATGGTTAAAAATATACCATCCAGCAAATTATCAATGTAAACATGGTTCATGGTTCCCCGGCCTTGATCAGCCAAAACAAACAAGCGTTTGTGCATTAACTGTAGCGGTTGCAGAACCCAAGCTCCTCCTCTGGGCCCATAAACATCTCCTGCTCTAATGATAACAACGTCAAATTTTCCAGGAGAATTTAATTCCATTAATGCTTGTTCAGCCTCAATTTTAGT
This region includes:
- a CDS encoding NAD-dependent epimerase/dehydratase family protein, which gives rise to MNSTNKTILITGVAGFIGLRAAQFALARGMKVRGLQSSKTKAEIAEKLGVDVVIGSVNDPIAAEKACQGVDIVLHTAAKVKEGGSLEDFREVNVNGTVVMAQAALNSGVKQFIHLSSVMVYGFNYPKWVTEEGPLCGENNPYCQTKIEAEQALMELNSPGKFDVVIIRAGDVYGPRGGAWVLQPLQLMHKRLFVLADQGRGTMNHVYIDNLLDGIFLTIDKECSGQIFNITDGKSTSWQEYFSYLAEIKGNYHLFSLPSNLLKIIISFRNFAQIIAGKKPDFLPSAVDFMTRPYPYSIEKASKELGFAPKVSLKEGMSYTKEWLYRENLI